A single Musa acuminata AAA Group cultivar baxijiao chromosome BXJ2-1, Cavendish_Baxijiao_AAA, whole genome shotgun sequence DNA region contains:
- the LOC135582954 gene encoding uncharacterized protein LOC135582954 isoform X2, giving the protein MFYGAIVWDPWLIVSQIVCFQCLYYLTLGSFMAILVGTRVSQMSLMYFFDFSTLTASTVTGWCAIVSFLLSSLAGAIYLLYLVERAKKCLDFSATLYIIHLFICIIYGGWPSSITWWVVNVTGLALMSLLGEWLCIRRELQEIPITRLRSS; this is encoded by the exons ATGTTCTATGGGGCGATCGTGTGGGATCCGTGGCTCATCGTGTCGCAGATCGTCTGCTTTCAGTGCTTGTACTATCTGACCCTCGGATCGTTCATGGCCATTCTTGTGGGGACGCGGGTTTCCCAGATGAGCCTCATGTACTTCTTCGATTTCTCGACGCTCACAGCTTCCACCGTCACAGGGTGGTGCGCCATTGTTTCGTTCCTTCTCAGCTCCCTCGCTGG GGCAATTTATTTGCTATATTTGGTAGAAAGAGCCAAAAAGTGCTTGGACTTTTCAGCTACCCTCTACATTATTCATCTCTTTATATGCATTATATATGGAGGTTGGCCATCTTCCATTACCTGGTGGGTTGTTAATGTCACTGGTTTGGCATTGATGTCTTTGCTTGGTGAGTGGCTGTGCATCAGAAGGGAGTTGCAAGAAATTCCTATCACACGACTTCGTTCAA GTTAA
- the LOC135582954 gene encoding uncharacterized protein LOC135582954 isoform X1: MFYGAIVWDPWLIVSQIVCFQCLYYLTLGSFMAILVGTRVSQMSLMYFFDFSTLTASTVTGWCAIVSFLLSSLAGAIYLLYLVERAKKCLDFSATLYIIHLFICIIYGGWPSSITWWVVNVTGLALMSLLGEWLCIRRELQEIPITRLRSNV, translated from the exons ATGTTCTATGGGGCGATCGTGTGGGATCCGTGGCTCATCGTGTCGCAGATCGTCTGCTTTCAGTGCTTGTACTATCTGACCCTCGGATCGTTCATGGCCATTCTTGTGGGGACGCGGGTTTCCCAGATGAGCCTCATGTACTTCTTCGATTTCTCGACGCTCACAGCTTCCACCGTCACAGGGTGGTGCGCCATTGTTTCGTTCCTTCTCAGCTCCCTCGCTGG GGCAATTTATTTGCTATATTTGGTAGAAAGAGCCAAAAAGTGCTTGGACTTTTCAGCTACCCTCTACATTATTCATCTCTTTATATGCATTATATATGGAGGTTGGCCATCTTCCATTACCTGGTGGGTTGTTAATGTCACTGGTTTGGCATTGATGTCTTTGCTTGGTGAGTGGCTGTGCATCAGAAGGGAGTTGCAAGAAATTCCTATCACACGACTTCGTTCAA ATGTTTGA